A window of Salmo trutta chromosome 5, fSalTru1.1, whole genome shotgun sequence contains these coding sequences:
- the LOC115194633 gene encoding myotubularin isoform X1 has protein sequence MASASIPVYNPSNNPLENSSSHNASRESLKMEPLADCSLLPGEERIIDKDIIYICPFSGALKGKVFITNYRLYFKSADADPAVTLDVPLGAIGRVEKMGGASSRGENSYGLDITCKDMRNLRFALKQEGHSRRDIFDILFKYAFPLSHGLLLFAYLSQEKFEENGWSVYKPMEEFRRQGLPNDKWRVTFINANYELCDTYPTILVVPFKATEEDLRKVCTFRSRGRIPVLSWIHRENQAVICRCSQPLVGMSGKRNKDDERYLDLIREANGTAKLTIYDARPSVNAVANKATGGGYEGDDAYQNAELVFLDIHNIHVMRESLKKLKDIVYPNVEESHWLSSLESTHWLEHIKLVISGAIQVADKISGGNSVVVHCSDGWDRTAQLTSLAMLMLDSHYRTLRGFQVLLEKEWISFGHKFANRIGHGDKNHADQDRSPIFVQFIDCVWQMTKQFPTAFEFNERLLVTILDHLFSCRFGTFLYNCESARDTNELRSKTVSLWSLVNSDLSFYQNPFYTPESNRVLYPVASMRHLELWVTYYIRWNPRIRQQQQSPVEQRYIELLALRDEYLKKLEELQLSDSSPNSSHLSNSSTPNAASPTQHVTHLHTPF, from the exons GCGTCCAGAGAGAGTCTGAAAATGGAACCACTGGCAGACTGCAGCTTGCTGCCCGGAGAGGAGAGAatcatag ACAAAGACATCATCTATATCTGTCCATTCAGTGGAGCTCTCAAAGGCAAAGTCTTCATCACTAACTACAGACTCTACTTCAAGAGTGCAGACGca GACCCGGCGGTGACTCTGGATGTTCCGCTGGGTGCCATTGGCCGGGTGGAGAAGATGGGCGGAGCCTCCAGTCGAGGGGAGAATTCATACGGGCTGGACATCACCTGCAAG GACATGAGGAACCTGAGGTTTGCGTTGAAGCAGGAGGGCCACAGTAGAAGGGACATCTTTGATATCCTGTTTAAATATGCCTTCCCCCTATCCCACGGTCTG cTTCTGTTTGCGTACCTGAGTCAAGAGAAATTTGAAGAGAATGGCTGGAGTGTGTACAAACCCATGGAAGAGTTCAGACGGCAG GGCTTACCCAATGACAAGTGGCGTGTGACATTCATCAATGCCAACTATGAGCTGTGCGACACCTACCCCACCATACTGGTGGTTCCATTCAAAGCTACAGAGGAAGACCTGAGGAAAGTGTGTACCTTCAGGTCCAGAGGACGCATACCT GTGCTGTCGTGGATCCACCGTGAGAACCAGGCTGTTATCTGCCGCTGCTCCCAGCCCCTGGTGGGGATGTCTGGGAAGAGGAACAAGGATGACGAGCGCTACCTGGACCTGATCCGGGAGGCTAACGGCACCGCCAAGCTCACCATCTACGACGCACGGCCCAGCGTCAACGCCGTCGCCAACAAG GCCACGGGCGGGGGTTACGAGGGTGACGATGCATATCAGAACGCTGAGCTGGTGTTTCTAGACATACACAACATCCACGTGATGAGAGAGTCCCTGAAGAAGCTAAAAGACATCGTCTATCCCAACGTAGAGGAGTCGCACTGGCTGTCCAGTCTGGAGTCTACACACTGGCTAGAACACATCAAG CTGGTCATATCTGGAGCCATCCAAGTAGCAGACAAGATATCGGGTGGTAACTCTGTGGTGGTCCACTGTAGTGATGGGTGGGACCGGACGGCCCAGCTCACCTCTCTGGCCATGCTGATGCTGGACAGCCACTACCGCACCCTGAGGGGATTCCAG GTACTGCTGGAGAAGGAGTGGATCAGCTTCGGACACAAGTTTGCCAAT AGGATAGGACACGGTGATAAGAACCATGCTGATCAGGACAGGTCTCCTATCTTTGTACAATTCATAGACTGTGTCTGGCAGATGACCAAACAG TTCCCGACAGCGTTTGAGTTTAACGAGCGTCTCCTAGTGACCATCCTGGACCACCTGTTCAGCTGTCGCTTTGGAACCTTCCTCTACAACTGTGAGAGTGCTAGGGACACTAAC GAGTTGCGGTCTAAGACGGTGTCTCTGTGGTCATTGGTAAACAGTGATCTGTCCTTCTACCAGAACCCCTTCTACACCCCAGAGTCCAATAGGGTCCTCTACCCCGTAGCCAGCATGAGACACCTAGAACTCTGGGTGACTTACTACATCCGCTGGAACCCTCGCATTCGACAACAG CAGCAGAGTCCAGTGGAACAGCGTTACATAGAGCTGTTAGCCCTGAGAGATGAATACCTGAAGAAACTAGAGGAACTGCAGCTCTCTGACTCCTCCCCTAACTCCTCCCACCTATCAAATAGCTCCACCCCCAACGCGGCCTCTCCCACGCAGCACGTCACACACCTGCACACCCCCTTCTGA
- the LOC115194633 gene encoding myotubularin isoform X2, producing the protein MASASIPVYNPSNNPLENSSSHNASRESLKMEPLADCSLLPGEERIIDKDIIYICPFSGALKGKVFITNYRLYFKSADADPAVTLDVPLGAIGRVEKMGGASSRGENSYGLDITCKDMRNLRFALKQEGHSRRDIFDILFKYAFPLSHGLLLFAYLSQEKFEENGWSVYKPMEEFRRQGLPNDKWRVTFINANYELCDTYPTILVVPFKATEEDLRKVCTFRSRGRIPVLSWIHRENQAVICRCSQPLVGMSGKRNKDDERYLDLIREANGTAKLTIYDARPSVNAVANKATGGGYEGDDAYQNAELVFLDIHNIHVMRESLKKLKDIVYPNVEESHWLSSLESTHWLEHIKLVISGAIQVADKISGGNSVVVHCSDGWDRTAQLTSLAMLMLDSHYRTLRGFQVLLEKEWISFGHKFANRIGHGDKNHADQDRSPIFVQFIDCVWQMTKQFPTAFEFNERLLVTILDHLFSCRFGTFLYNCESARDTNELRSKTVSLWSLVNSDLSFYQNPFYTPESNRVLYPVASMRHLELWVTYYIRWNPRIRQQQSPVEQRYIELLALRDEYLKKLEELQLSDSSPNSSHLSNSSTPNAASPTQHVTHLHTPF; encoded by the exons GCGTCCAGAGAGAGTCTGAAAATGGAACCACTGGCAGACTGCAGCTTGCTGCCCGGAGAGGAGAGAatcatag ACAAAGACATCATCTATATCTGTCCATTCAGTGGAGCTCTCAAAGGCAAAGTCTTCATCACTAACTACAGACTCTACTTCAAGAGTGCAGACGca GACCCGGCGGTGACTCTGGATGTTCCGCTGGGTGCCATTGGCCGGGTGGAGAAGATGGGCGGAGCCTCCAGTCGAGGGGAGAATTCATACGGGCTGGACATCACCTGCAAG GACATGAGGAACCTGAGGTTTGCGTTGAAGCAGGAGGGCCACAGTAGAAGGGACATCTTTGATATCCTGTTTAAATATGCCTTCCCCCTATCCCACGGTCTG cTTCTGTTTGCGTACCTGAGTCAAGAGAAATTTGAAGAGAATGGCTGGAGTGTGTACAAACCCATGGAAGAGTTCAGACGGCAG GGCTTACCCAATGACAAGTGGCGTGTGACATTCATCAATGCCAACTATGAGCTGTGCGACACCTACCCCACCATACTGGTGGTTCCATTCAAAGCTACAGAGGAAGACCTGAGGAAAGTGTGTACCTTCAGGTCCAGAGGACGCATACCT GTGCTGTCGTGGATCCACCGTGAGAACCAGGCTGTTATCTGCCGCTGCTCCCAGCCCCTGGTGGGGATGTCTGGGAAGAGGAACAAGGATGACGAGCGCTACCTGGACCTGATCCGGGAGGCTAACGGCACCGCCAAGCTCACCATCTACGACGCACGGCCCAGCGTCAACGCCGTCGCCAACAAG GCCACGGGCGGGGGTTACGAGGGTGACGATGCATATCAGAACGCTGAGCTGGTGTTTCTAGACATACACAACATCCACGTGATGAGAGAGTCCCTGAAGAAGCTAAAAGACATCGTCTATCCCAACGTAGAGGAGTCGCACTGGCTGTCCAGTCTGGAGTCTACACACTGGCTAGAACACATCAAG CTGGTCATATCTGGAGCCATCCAAGTAGCAGACAAGATATCGGGTGGTAACTCTGTGGTGGTCCACTGTAGTGATGGGTGGGACCGGACGGCCCAGCTCACCTCTCTGGCCATGCTGATGCTGGACAGCCACTACCGCACCCTGAGGGGATTCCAG GTACTGCTGGAGAAGGAGTGGATCAGCTTCGGACACAAGTTTGCCAAT AGGATAGGACACGGTGATAAGAACCATGCTGATCAGGACAGGTCTCCTATCTTTGTACAATTCATAGACTGTGTCTGGCAGATGACCAAACAG TTCCCGACAGCGTTTGAGTTTAACGAGCGTCTCCTAGTGACCATCCTGGACCACCTGTTCAGCTGTCGCTTTGGAACCTTCCTCTACAACTGTGAGAGTGCTAGGGACACTAAC GAGTTGCGGTCTAAGACGGTGTCTCTGTGGTCATTGGTAAACAGTGATCTGTCCTTCTACCAGAACCCCTTCTACACCCCAGAGTCCAATAGGGTCCTCTACCCCGTAGCCAGCATGAGACACCTAGAACTCTGGGTGACTTACTACATCCGCTGGAACCCTCGCATTCGACAACAG CAGAGTCCAGTGGAACAGCGTTACATAGAGCTGTTAGCCCTGAGAGATGAATACCTGAAGAAACTAGAGGAACTGCAGCTCTCTGACTCCTCCCCTAACTCCTCCCACCTATCAAATAGCTCCACCCCCAACGCGGCCTCTCCCACGCAGCACGTCACACACCTGCACACCCCCTTCTGA
- the LOC115194633 gene encoding myotubularin isoform X3 → MEPLADCSLLPGEERIIDKDIIYICPFSGALKGKVFITNYRLYFKSADADPAVTLDVPLGAIGRVEKMGGASSRGENSYGLDITCKDMRNLRFALKQEGHSRRDIFDILFKYAFPLSHGLLLFAYLSQEKFEENGWSVYKPMEEFRRQGLPNDKWRVTFINANYELCDTYPTILVVPFKATEEDLRKVCTFRSRGRIPVLSWIHRENQAVICRCSQPLVGMSGKRNKDDERYLDLIREANGTAKLTIYDARPSVNAVANKATGGGYEGDDAYQNAELVFLDIHNIHVMRESLKKLKDIVYPNVEESHWLSSLESTHWLEHIKLVISGAIQVADKISGGNSVVVHCSDGWDRTAQLTSLAMLMLDSHYRTLRGFQVLLEKEWISFGHKFANRIGHGDKNHADQDRSPIFVQFIDCVWQMTKQFPTAFEFNERLLVTILDHLFSCRFGTFLYNCESARDTNELRSKTVSLWSLVNSDLSFYQNPFYTPESNRVLYPVASMRHLELWVTYYIRWNPRIRQQQQSPVEQRYIELLALRDEYLKKLEELQLSDSSPNSSHLSNSSTPNAASPTQHVTHLHTPF, encoded by the exons ATGGAACCACTGGCAGACTGCAGCTTGCTGCCCGGAGAGGAGAGAatcatag ACAAAGACATCATCTATATCTGTCCATTCAGTGGAGCTCTCAAAGGCAAAGTCTTCATCACTAACTACAGACTCTACTTCAAGAGTGCAGACGca GACCCGGCGGTGACTCTGGATGTTCCGCTGGGTGCCATTGGCCGGGTGGAGAAGATGGGCGGAGCCTCCAGTCGAGGGGAGAATTCATACGGGCTGGACATCACCTGCAAG GACATGAGGAACCTGAGGTTTGCGTTGAAGCAGGAGGGCCACAGTAGAAGGGACATCTTTGATATCCTGTTTAAATATGCCTTCCCCCTATCCCACGGTCTG cTTCTGTTTGCGTACCTGAGTCAAGAGAAATTTGAAGAGAATGGCTGGAGTGTGTACAAACCCATGGAAGAGTTCAGACGGCAG GGCTTACCCAATGACAAGTGGCGTGTGACATTCATCAATGCCAACTATGAGCTGTGCGACACCTACCCCACCATACTGGTGGTTCCATTCAAAGCTACAGAGGAAGACCTGAGGAAAGTGTGTACCTTCAGGTCCAGAGGACGCATACCT GTGCTGTCGTGGATCCACCGTGAGAACCAGGCTGTTATCTGCCGCTGCTCCCAGCCCCTGGTGGGGATGTCTGGGAAGAGGAACAAGGATGACGAGCGCTACCTGGACCTGATCCGGGAGGCTAACGGCACCGCCAAGCTCACCATCTACGACGCACGGCCCAGCGTCAACGCCGTCGCCAACAAG GCCACGGGCGGGGGTTACGAGGGTGACGATGCATATCAGAACGCTGAGCTGGTGTTTCTAGACATACACAACATCCACGTGATGAGAGAGTCCCTGAAGAAGCTAAAAGACATCGTCTATCCCAACGTAGAGGAGTCGCACTGGCTGTCCAGTCTGGAGTCTACACACTGGCTAGAACACATCAAG CTGGTCATATCTGGAGCCATCCAAGTAGCAGACAAGATATCGGGTGGTAACTCTGTGGTGGTCCACTGTAGTGATGGGTGGGACCGGACGGCCCAGCTCACCTCTCTGGCCATGCTGATGCTGGACAGCCACTACCGCACCCTGAGGGGATTCCAG GTACTGCTGGAGAAGGAGTGGATCAGCTTCGGACACAAGTTTGCCAAT AGGATAGGACACGGTGATAAGAACCATGCTGATCAGGACAGGTCTCCTATCTTTGTACAATTCATAGACTGTGTCTGGCAGATGACCAAACAG TTCCCGACAGCGTTTGAGTTTAACGAGCGTCTCCTAGTGACCATCCTGGACCACCTGTTCAGCTGTCGCTTTGGAACCTTCCTCTACAACTGTGAGAGTGCTAGGGACACTAAC GAGTTGCGGTCTAAGACGGTGTCTCTGTGGTCATTGGTAAACAGTGATCTGTCCTTCTACCAGAACCCCTTCTACACCCCAGAGTCCAATAGGGTCCTCTACCCCGTAGCCAGCATGAGACACCTAGAACTCTGGGTGACTTACTACATCCGCTGGAACCCTCGCATTCGACAACAG CAGCAGAGTCCAGTGGAACAGCGTTACATAGAGCTGTTAGCCCTGAGAGATGAATACCTGAAGAAACTAGAGGAACTGCAGCTCTCTGACTCCTCCCCTAACTCCTCCCACCTATCAAATAGCTCCACCCCCAACGCGGCCTCTCCCACGCAGCACGTCACACACCTGCACACCCCCTTCTGA